A part of Carettochelys insculpta isolate YL-2023 chromosome 1, ASM3395843v1, whole genome shotgun sequence genomic DNA contains:
- the LOC142006815 gene encoding fibronectin type III domain-containing protein 9-like produces the protein MGVTIQNVTGSTAMVIWPTMASCADSFYSIMYHPNWNNMLSGYSRKNFQKEERVPASRSSFVIENLTPLTTYILCVTCQSANPSSDQCRIFHTSEEDSTSASNKKKDLAVGIWLTSSILLLIIAGILLYGCLHILCRKRRERVQGQNINSENDKGQAWTINKSLTPEEFKTQGRSVQSVEGKNADDIQLATIIGNPLMSKEPAMQTSKSQEIVPMAAGPL, from the coding sequence ATGGGAGTTACCATACAAAACGTAACTGGAAGCACAGCCATGGTAATTTGGCCAACTATGGCCAGTTGTGCTGACAGCTTTTACAGCATTATGTATCATCCCAACTGGAACAACATGCTGTCAGGTTATTCGAGaaaaaattttcagaaagaagagCGAGTGCCTGCTAGTCGGTCTTCATTTGTCATTGAAAACCTCACTCCACTAACCACCTACATATTGTGTGTAACCTGCCAATCTGCCAACCCCTCCAGTGACCAGTGCAGAATTTTTCATACATCAGAAGAAGATTCAACATCTGcaagcaacaaaaaaaaagacCTGGCTGTGGGTATCTGGCTAACTAGCAGTATTCTGCTTCTCATCATTGCCGGGATCCTCCTTTATGGCTGCCTGCATATATTGTGCCGCAAGAGACGAGAGCGTGTACAAGGACAAAACATCAATTCAGAAAACGACAAGGGGCAGGCTTGGACAATAAACAAGTCACTCACCCCAGAGGAGTTTAAAACGCAAGGCAGATCAGTCCAAAGTGTTGAGGGTAAGAATGCAGATGATATCCAACTGGCTACAATAATAGGAAATCCCTTAATGTCTAAGGAGCCTGCCATGCAAACGTCCAAAAGCCAGGAAATAGTGCCAATGGCAGCTGGGCCATTATAG